The Aureitalea marina genome includes a window with the following:
- a CDS encoding MDR family MFS transporter, with protein sequence MKTLYRHYVANFQGLSKEIWLLSLVTFINRAGAMVIPFLSLYLVSEKGFSLPQVGWIMTGYGLGSLLGNWMGGKLTDRIGFYKTIVISLFLGGLGFISIQFIDSFEGLVIGLFGLMWAVDLYRPGIFVAADVYSKKENLTRSIGLIRLAINLGFSIGPVIGGILIAHVSYNSIFWIDGGSCLLASALLFVLLKPKKRDQNEEKEKVKAGKPPYRNSLYMLFLLIMVINSLVFVQYFSTVPLYYQEDRGLSEDVIGWLLFLNGAMIVLLEMPLIGWLERLGLTKTGAMIWGILFLAASFLVLNFSSGFWILIVGMILMTLGEMIGSPFSNALAIALSPEGRKGSYMGLYSMSWSLSHIIGHNGGMNLIDQFGFANTWYIFFALLIVAVGLSIYLLRQLRKKDNFDSY encoded by the coding sequence ATGAAAACGCTCTATCGGCACTATGTAGCAAACTTTCAAGGTCTTTCCAAGGAGATCTGGCTACTCTCGCTGGTTACCTTTATCAACCGGGCAGGAGCAATGGTAATCCCCTTTCTCTCACTGTATTTGGTGAGTGAGAAAGGATTTAGTCTACCTCAGGTCGGATGGATCATGACCGGCTATGGCTTGGGTTCACTTTTGGGTAACTGGATGGGCGGTAAGCTCACCGATCGGATCGGATTTTACAAGACCATAGTGATCAGTTTGTTCCTGGGAGGACTAGGGTTCATCAGTATTCAATTTATCGACAGTTTTGAAGGATTGGTCATCGGGCTATTTGGACTAATGTGGGCGGTAGACTTGTATCGTCCCGGGATATTCGTGGCCGCTGACGTGTATAGCAAAAAAGAAAACCTGACGCGCAGCATTGGGCTAATACGTCTGGCCATCAACCTGGGCTTTTCAATAGGGCCTGTAATTGGAGGTATACTAATTGCTCATGTGAGTTACAATTCCATCTTCTGGATAGATGGAGGCAGCTGCCTGCTAGCTTCTGCACTGTTATTCGTCTTGTTAAAACCCAAGAAACGGGATCAAAATGAAGAGAAAGAGAAAGTCAAAGCCGGGAAACCACCATATCGTAATTCATTGTACATGCTGTTCCTGCTGATCATGGTGATCAATAGCCTGGTCTTCGTTCAATACTTCTCTACGGTTCCGCTCTACTATCAGGAAGATCGTGGGTTAAGCGAAGATGTGATCGGCTGGCTGCTGTTTCTAAATGGAGCTATGATCGTATTACTGGAAATGCCACTGATCGGCTGGTTGGAACGGCTAGGACTGACCAAGACCGGAGCCATGATCTGGGGAATATTGTTCCTGGCTGCTAGCTTCTTGGTCCTGAACTTCAGTAGCGGTTTTTGGATCTTGATTGTCGGGATGATACTAATGACCCTAGGCGAGATGATAGGCTCCCCCTTTTCTAATGCCCTGGCCATCGCACTTTCGCCAGAAGGACGCAAGGGAAGCTATATGGGGCTTTACAGCATGAGTTGGTCATTGTCTCACATCATTGGGCACAATGGAGGAATGAACTTGATCGACCAGTTTGGTTTCGCCAACACCTGGTATATTTTCTTTGCCCTTTTGATTGTCGCAGTTGGACTGAGTATTTATTTGCTGCGTCAGCTTCGAAAAAAGGATAACTTTGATTCCTATTAA
- the crcB gene encoding fluoride efflux transporter CrcB has translation MKNVLLVFLGGGLGSIARYGLGLYLNSSQSGIPYGTFLANVLGSLLIGIILGFAARSQGISDQAVLLLATGFCGGFTTFSTFAYENHVLLKSGDLLSFGIYAIGSFVLGFASVFLGIWLVRFF, from the coding sequence ATGAAAAACGTCTTACTTGTATTCCTTGGAGGTGGACTGGGTAGCATCGCCCGCTATGGTCTCGGACTCTACCTCAACAGTTCTCAAAGCGGTATCCCCTACGGGACTTTCCTGGCCAATGTCCTAGGGAGCTTGCTCATTGGGATCATCTTAGGTTTTGCTGCGCGATCACAGGGGATTTCCGACCAGGCTGTTCTTTTATTGGCAACCGGATTCTGTGGAGGGTTCACCACCTTTTCCACCTTTGCCTATGAAAACCATGTTTTATTGAAGAGCGGTGACCTGCTTTCCTTTGGTATCTACGCCATAGGAAGCTTTGTCCTGGGTTTCGCTTCGGTATTTCTAGGGATATGGCTGGTTCGCTTTTTTTAG